ACGATCGACGGCATGCTCTCCGCAAACATCGTGGACGTCGTGTCGCAGAGCTGGGGCACGTGCGAGGCGAACGTCGCCTCGTCGACGGGAACGACCTGGGGCACCAAGTTCTCCACGGCCGCCTCGCAGGGCATCGCGCTCTTCACCGCGAGCGGCGACGGCGGATCGCGCGAGTGCACGCGGAGTTCGGGTTCCCAGGCGATCTCGCCGTCCTGGCCGGCGACCGTCCCTCGAGGGGCGAGCGTGGCGGGGACAACGCTCGTCATGCAGCTCAACAGCTGGCAGAGCGAAAGCACCTGGAACTCGTGTGCCCCCTGCGGGGGCCCGTGGTCCGCCTCGGGCGGCGGCAGGTCTTCGCTCTACGCCCGGCCCTCCTGGCAGGACAAACCCGTCGGGCAGACGGGGCGCAGCTCCGGCGACCTCGCCGCGGTCGCAGATCCCAGCACCGGGGTGATGGTCCGGAGCGGCGGCTCGTGGTACCAGGTCGGCGGCACGAGCGCCTCGAGCCCCATCGTCGCGGGCTTCTGGACCACCGTCGTGCACGGCGCGGGCCGCATCGGCGACCCCGGCGAACACATCTGGAACGTCGCCAAGGGGGCCGACTACGGGCAGGCGTTCCGCGACGTCACGAGCGGCCACAACGGCGATTACGCGGCGGGCACGGGCTACGACTACCCGACCGGCTGGGGCTCGCCGCGCATGACCAAGCTTTGGCAAGTCCTGAACGACGTCAACCAACCGCCTATCATGCAATCCCTCGCTTGCACGCCGAACCCGGCCGCAAGCGGCCGCACCGTGACGTGCACCTTCTCGGCTTCCGATGGTTCGCCGGGCGTCTACTACACCGTGAACTGGGGCGACGGGTCCCCGACGCAGCGCGTGCCCGCAAGCGGCACCGTCGCGCCGGGCACGACGCAGTCCGCGACGCACAAGTGGAACGGCGCCGCGTCCTACACCGTCTCCGTCACCGCGACCGACAACGGCATCCCCGCGATGACGTCCACCGCGAAGACGACGACGATGACCGTCACCGCGAACGCGGCCCCCGCCATGCAGTCCGTCACGTGCACGCCGAACCCCGTCGCGGAGGACGCGACCTCGACGTGCAGCTTCCGGGCGACCGACGACAGCGACGGCCTCGCCTACCTCGTGGACTGGGGCGACGGTTCGCCGATTGAGCGCGTGCCCGCGGGCGGCTTCGTCGCCTCCGGCACGACGCGCACCGCCGCGCACGTTTGGGCCGACGTCGGAACGTACGACGTCAGCGTCACGGCCGTCGACGACGGCGCGCCGCCCGCGACGTCCGCGCCGCGCGTCGCGACCGTCACGGTGCAGCCCAACCAGGCGCCCGCGATGACGAGCGTCTCGTGCTCGCCGAACCCGGTGAGCGTCACGCGCGCGAGCACCTGCAGCTTCCGCGCGACGGACGACGGCACGAAGGTCGCCTACTACGTGGATTGGGGCGACGGGTCGGCCGTCGAGCGCGTGCCCGCGACGGGCCACGCGACGGCCGGGCAGACGGTGACGGCGCAGCACGCGTGGGCCGCGGTCGCGAGCTACAATGTCACGGCGTACGCGCGCGACGCGGGCTTGCCGCCGCTCGACTCGTCGACGATGACGACGACCGTCGTGGTCGTCCCCAACCAGCCGCCCACGATGACAGCCCTCGCGTGCGCTCCCGCCTCGACCCCGGTGAACGTTGCCGTGACGTGCAGCTTCACCGCGACGGACGACGGGACGCGCGTGAAGTACACCATCGATTGGGGCGACGGCTCGCCCGCGACCACGGTGCCGGCAAGCGGGTTCGCCACCGCGGGCTCGACGCAATCGGCCGCGAAGAGCTGGGCGAACGCGGGCACGTACACCGTGACCGTGCGCGCGACCGACGACGGAACGCCGTCGCTCACGTCCGACCCCCGCACGACGAGCGTGACGGTGGTGCCGTGCGCGCTCGACCGCACGGGTCGACTCACGGCGGGCGCGCTGGGCATCGTCCGGTTCGAAGGCTACACCTCGAAGACCGAAGAGGGGCTCGCGGACTGCGCCGGCCAACCGTACCGGCTCGAGGCCGTCACCCCCGCGGCGGGCGTGCCGGAGGACTTCGACATCTGCTTCTACAACGGGAACACGCAGATCCGGTGCGACCTGAACGTCGGGCCCGAGGCCGGCGTCATCCCGGCAGGAACGACGAAGGCCGTCGTCATCTACTGGTCGGGCTGGCTCGGCGAGTACCGGCTCAGGGCGCCCGTCTGAGGAGCGCGGGAAGTTCGGCGACCGAGGCGATGCGCGCGGTGGCGCGGGTCGTATCCACCGGACCGTCGCCCTCGAACATGCGGCTGCGCCTCACCGCGGGGTCGGCAACGAGCACCGCGCGCATCCCGAGCGCGAGGGCGGGCTCGAGGTCGATCGTCCACGCGTCGCCCACCATCATCGTCCGTGCCGGCGCGACGCCGAGCCGATCGAGCGCCAGGCGGAAGATCGCGGGGTCGGGCTTCCGCACGCCCGCGGCGCCCGCGCTCACGACGACCCGGAAGTGGCGCGCGAGGCCCGTTCGCGCGAGCGTGTCCTCCGGGAGGCCCGCGGGCGCGTTCGAGACGATCGCAAGCGGGTATCGGCCGGCGAGGTCCTCCACCGCGGCCGCGACCCCCTGGTAGGGCCGGATCGTCTCGGCGCGGACGCGGAAGTAGCGCGCCGCGAGGTCGCGCGCGAGCGCGGGATCCTCCACGCCGTGGCGCGCGAGGAGGCGCGCGAAGCGCGCCTCGGGCCCCGTCCAGGCCCCGCCCGCGTGGAAGACGCGACGGGCCTCCGCGAGGATCTCGTCGTGGTCGCGGTCGAGGAGGGCCGCCGCTTCGGGATGCAGCCGCGGCGCGACGGTCGCGATGACGTCGTCGAGCGCCGCGCGGTCGGCGGCGGTCGCGTCCACGAGCGTGTCGTCGAGGTCGAAGACGATCGCGTCGAGGTCCGCGTTCACGCGATCGCCTCGAGGACGCGCGCGGCGTGCCCCTTGACGCGGAGGTTGCGGAAGATCCTCTCGACGCGACCGTCGGCGCCGATCACGACGGTCGTGCGGATCGTTCCCTGGACCTTCCGGCTGTAGAGCGTCTTCTCCCCGAAGGCGCCGTACCGCTTCGCGACCGCGCGGTCGCGATCGGCGAGCAAGGGAAACCCGAGGCGCGCCTTCGCGCGGAACGCGGCATGGGTCGCGGCGTCGTCGGCGCTGATGCCGAAGATCCGCACGCCCGCGGCCTCGAACGCCGCGCGCGCGTCGCTGAAGGCGCGGAGCTGCTCGGTGCAGGCGGGGGTGTCGTCCTCCGCGTGGAAGGTCAGGAGGACCCGCCGTCCCCGCAGCCCGGCGAGGCGCACGGGGCGTCCGTCGTGGTCGGGCAGCGTGAAGTCCGGCGCGATCGCGCCTTCCGCGAGCGTCATGCCTCGCGGGGGATGGCCGAAGGGGGATTTAGGATCGGCGCCGGCTTCGCGAGCGCCCACGCGGGGGCGCGCCGCAGGGTCACGCGCGGTCGCCGGCGCGCGAGGTCGGCGAGCCCCGCGGCCGTCCCGACGGCGCGGACCGCGCCCTTGAGGACGCCAGCGGCGAGCAGGCGGCCGCGATGGGCCGCGGCCTCCGGGGACGCGACGATGGGCGCAAGCCCGCTGGAAGCGAGGACCGCGCCCGCCGCCGCGGCCGCGGGGAGGCCGCCGAGGGCGCCGGCCGCAAGGAGCGCGTAGCCCGTCGCGTTCGCGGCCGCGGCGCGGATGGGGGCGACCGCGGACCGTCCCCGCTTCCCGCGACGTTCCGCAAGCGCCCGGGCCCGCTTCGCGAAGAGCCGCACGTCGGAACGCGCGTACCAGAATTGCTTCCGCAGATACCTCGCGGGGGAGGCGCTTTCGGGCGGGTCGTGCCACACGACCGCCTCGGGCGCGTACACGATGCGCCCGCCCGCGTCGAGGATGCGCCAATAGAGGTCCCAGTCCTCCCCGCAGGTGAGCGCCTCGTCGAAGCCGCCGACCACCGCGAGGGCGGAGGCGCGGTACGCGACGTTGCTCGTGATGAAGCCGCGGTAGGTCGCGCGGAGGGTCAGATCCTCAAGCCGCGAGAAGACCGTGCCCCGGTCGGGGTGACGCAGGGCGCCGCCGACGCCGACGACGTCGGGATCCGCGAAACGCTCGGCGAGCGCCGCGACCCAACCGGGGTCCGGACGGCAGTCGCCGTCCGTGAAGGCGACGATGGATCCCCGCGCGGCCGCGACGCCCAGGTTGCGCGCCGCGCCGGGGCCGCGGCCGCCGTCCGCGAGCACCCGGAAGGGGTACCGCGACGCGATGGCGGCCGACCCGTCGGTCGATCCCCCGTCCACGACGAGGACCTCCAGCCGGTCCGGCGGGTAGCGCTGGCGCGCGAGCGCCTCGAGCGCCGCCGGGAGGGTGGCCGCTTCGTTGCGGACGGCGACCACCACGGTGAAGGAAGGGGCGACGGGCACGCGGCGAGGAGCGTTCGCGGGCGGATGAGTCATCCGGCGGAACCGTCGATGATCCGCCGGGCGGGCGGAGCTCGCGCTCGCCCAGATGAATGAACCCGCCCCGAAGGGCAGGCAGGAAAGACAGAGAGTGGCCGACAGCGTGCGCAAGTTCCCGGAGGCTCTCGCACTCCAGTACCGAAGCGTACGCGGGTGGGCTTAACTGCCGGGTTCGGAATGGGACCGGGTGGACCCCACCGCTATGGCCGTCGAACCACTCTCCGATGACATGACACCGCGTGAACGGCGTCGATGCCTGTGAGAGACGCAAACGCAACCTGTTTGAGGGTTGAGCCAACACACATCAGCGGTTCGAGTGCTTAGTAACGGCGGGCTGAACACGTCGCCGAAGCTTCGTGCGTACACCCCCGTCCTATCAACCTCGTCTTTTACGAGAACTCTGCTGCGTCGTCTTGGGGTGAGTTTCCGGCTTAGATGCTTTCAGCCGTTATCTCTTCCGGCGTAGCTGCTCGGCGATGCCTTGTCAGACAACCGATGGACCAGAGGCCAGGAGTCTTTGTTCCTCTCGTACTAAAAGACCCTTCCCTTCACGCAGTTACGGCTCCTAAAGATAGCAACAAACCTGTCTCACGACGGTCTGAACCCAGCTCACGATCCCTTTTAATGGGCGAACAACCCCACCCTTGGCAGCTGCTGCACCACCAGGATAGGGAGAACCGACATCGAAGTAGCAAGCCTCCAGGTCGA
This DNA window, taken from Candidatus Thermoplasmatota archaeon, encodes the following:
- a CDS encoding PKD domain-containing protein; this encodes MHRPESRPRAVRATAFAVVAILLLAQPFALAADEARVALPGHVPPIVAEATLLGPTDDAKPIGLVVTLKPADRAGLEAAASAVTNGLMAPLTPDEVTARFMPTTASLDRVLLWLAGENLSVVHVTDNRASIEVRTTVAEAERVFGVALHDIAVADGPAWHTTVVEPRVPASVAPLLEAIIGLSDPPLRTYHEATEEGELDTMANGNPPFNPTDLRNAYEHNGVLAAGYNGEGRKVGITSWGAARQSDLDYYSSTYGLPQTALQIKRQTTGASSCAQGYADEIEWNMDVQLEHAMAPNAQIYVYCANSASITDMGLTIDGMLSANIVDVVSQSWGTCEANVASSTGTTWGTKFSTAASQGIALFTASGDGGSRECTRSSGSQAISPSWPATVPRGASVAGTTLVMQLNSWQSESTWNSCAPCGGPWSASGGGRSSLYARPSWQDKPVGQTGRSSGDLAAVADPSTGVMVRSGGSWYQVGGTSASSPIVAGFWTTVVHGAGRIGDPGEHIWNVAKGADYGQAFRDVTSGHNGDYAAGTGYDYPTGWGSPRMTKLWQVLNDVNQPPIMQSLACTPNPAASGRTVTCTFSASDGSPGVYYTVNWGDGSPTQRVPASGTVAPGTTQSATHKWNGAASYTVSVTATDNGIPAMTSTAKTTTMTVTANAAPAMQSVTCTPNPVAEDATSTCSFRATDDSDGLAYLVDWGDGSPIERVPAGGFVASGTTRTAAHVWADVGTYDVSVTAVDDGAPPATSAPRVATVTVQPNQAPAMTSVSCSPNPVSVTRASTCSFRATDDGTKVAYYVDWGDGSAVERVPATGHATAGQTVTAQHAWAAVASYNVTAYARDAGLPPLDSSTMTTTVVVVPNQPPTMTALACAPASTPVNVAVTCSFTATDDGTRVKYTIDWGDGSPATTVPASGFATAGSTQSAAKSWANAGTYTVTVRATDDGTPSLTSDPRTTSVTVVPCALDRTGRLTAGALGIVRFEGYTSKTEEGLADCAGQPYRLEAVTPAAGVPEDFDICFYNGNTQIRCDLNVGPEAGVIPAGTTKAVVIYWSGWLGEYRLRAPV
- a CDS encoding HAD family hydrolase; the encoded protein is MNADLDAIVFDLDDTLVDATAADRAALDDVIATVAPRLHPEAAALLDRDHDEILAEARRVFHAGGAWTGPEARFARLLARHGVEDPALARDLAARYFRVRAETIRPYQGVAAAVEDLAGRYPLAIVSNAPAGLPEDTLARTGLARHFRVVVSAGAAGVRKPDPAIFRLALDRLGVAPARTMMVGDAWTIDLEPALALGMRAVLVADPAVRRSRMFEGDGPVDTTRATARIASVAELPALLRRAP
- a CDS encoding peroxiredoxin, translating into MTLAEGAIAPDFTLPDHDGRPVRLAGLRGRRVLLTFHAEDDTPACTEQLRAFSDARAAFEAAGVRIFGISADDAATHAAFRAKARLGFPLLADRDRAVAKRYGAFGEKTLYSRKVQGTIRTTVVIGADGRVERIFRNLRVKGHAARVLEAIA
- a CDS encoding glycosyltransferase: MPVAPSFTVVVAVRNEAATLPAALEALARQRYPPDRLEVLVVDGGSTDGSAAIASRYPFRVLADGGRGPGAARNLGVAAARGSIVAFTDGDCRPDPGWVAALAERFADPDVVGVGGALRHPDRGTVFSRLEDLTLRATYRGFITSNVAYRASALAVVGGFDEALTCGEDWDLYWRILDAGGRIVYAPEAVVWHDPPESASPARYLRKQFWYARSDVRLFAKRARALAERRGKRGRSAVAPIRAAAANATGYALLAAGALGGLPAAAAAGAVLASSGLAPIVASPEAAAHRGRLLAAGVLKGAVRAVGTAAGLADLARRRPRVTLRRAPAWALAKPAPILNPPSAIPREA